From Chroococcidiopsis thermalis PCC 7203:
TTTACCTAAAGGGTGCATAATACTCGAAGCAGCAATCTTGGTTAGGCGATCGCAGCAGCTCCACAAAATTGCAATACTTCTGCCATCAGCGTGTCATATGGAGTGTTTAACATTAATAAACAGATTGGATATCTATCTCCTTTAAAAAAATCTAGAGGATCGCCGCACTGAAAATCCTCAAAAATCTTCAATCAATTATTTCAGGTGATACCGATGAAAACAGACCTTCCTGAATCTCAAAGCGATTCAGATCGAATTGACGATCTTAACCTCAATTGCTCCGACTCTAAAGTTTATACGAACCGTAATTCCAACAATAAAAATAGCGCCACTTATTTAACATTAGGACTAGCCACCCTTGCCGCGATCGTTGCAGGTAGTTATGCCTTCAAAAATGATAGTACTGGTGTCGCTCAGCAGAGTCGATCGCCAATTGCTACACCAACTACCTCAACTCCAGTTGGTAAATTGACAAACTCTACAGATCCTAACTTCATTGCTGCTGTGGTTCAAAGTGTAGGTTCAGCAGTGGTCAGGATTGATTCGACTCGTACCGCGACTAATACTGCCCCAGCAATTTTTCAAGATCCGTTATTTCGCCAGTTTTTTGGTTCGGAAATTCCTACCCCACCAACTAAACAAATCGAACGCGGTATTGGTTCCGGCTTCATCATTAATCCTAATGGAGAAATTTTGACAAATGCCCATGTCGTTCAGGGAGTAGATACCGTTACCGTAACCCTAAAAAATGGTCGTTCCTTCAAAGGTTCGGTTATGGGTTCAGACCCAGTTTCGGATATTGCTGTAGTTAAAATTCAGGCAAATAACTTACCAACAGTTGCTCTGGGCGATTCTAACCAGCTAAAGCCAGGAGATTTAGCGATCGCGATCGGCAATCCATTAGGACTTGACAACACCGTTACCTCTGGAATTATTAGCGCCACAGGTCGCGGTAATATTGGTGCTGCTAACGAGCGCGTCAACTTTATTCAAACTGATGCTGCAATTAATCCAGGTAACTCTGGTGGACCATTACTTAATTCTCAGGGACAAGCGATCGGCATTAATACAGCCATCATTCAAGATGCTCAAGGCATCGGCTTTGCGATTCCAATGAATCAAGCTAAAAGTATTGCCCAGCAGTTAATTGCTAAGGGTAGCGTCAAGCATCCTTACTTAGGCATTCAAATGGTAACGTTAACTCCAGATATTCAGCAAAGCTTGAACAACGACCCTAACAGTGGGATAACAGTAGATGCAAACCAGGGTGTATTAGTAGCGAAAGTGTTACCCAATTCTCCTGCTGACCGCGCTGGACTGCGGACTGGCGATGTCATTCAAAAAATTAACGGGCAGTTAGTTCCGAGTGCTAGCGATCTACAGCAGATAGTAGAGGAAAACCAAGTTGGTAGCAGTTTGGAATTAGAACTCAATCGCCACGGACAACCTCTAAATTTATTCGTGAAAACTGCTGCAATGCCTAATTTGGGACAATAGCGATCGCCGTAAAAAGCTTTGGA
This genomic window contains:
- a CDS encoding HhoA/HhoB/HtrA family serine endopeptidase; translation: MKTDLPESQSDSDRIDDLNLNCSDSKVYTNRNSNNKNSATYLTLGLATLAAIVAGSYAFKNDSTGVAQQSRSPIATPTTSTPVGKLTNSTDPNFIAAVVQSVGSAVVRIDSTRTATNTAPAIFQDPLFRQFFGSEIPTPPTKQIERGIGSGFIINPNGEILTNAHVVQGVDTVTVTLKNGRSFKGSVMGSDPVSDIAVVKIQANNLPTVALGDSNQLKPGDLAIAIGNPLGLDNTVTSGIISATGRGNIGAANERVNFIQTDAAINPGNSGGPLLNSQGQAIGINTAIIQDAQGIGFAIPMNQAKSIAQQLIAKGSVKHPYLGIQMVTLTPDIQQSLNNDPNSGITVDANQGVLVAKVLPNSPADRAGLRTGDVIQKINGQLVPSASDLQQIVEENQVGSSLELELNRHGQPLNLFVKTAAMPNLGQ